A portion of the Osmia lignaria lignaria isolate PbOS001 chromosome 15, iyOsmLign1, whole genome shotgun sequence genome contains these proteins:
- the SPG11 gene encoding spatacsin isoform X1: protein MAEKTTVGGIPVECLTGESAAIWSGWRILGDREVVREASAKGTHINLAHKYLACRRNCSIEDAQHYFNKEVETWIIELLNKHQIYRASHILNNMKKNPVEYIFDICISCKDFMLRDYLAEYLINVEHFQIEYLNSWNIIKSIMQFEQKYMIEHNLSSSLSIKKIIKLPEIIKQTLSTELYFSMPEDILSTNITNNVLWNYLLSNNKIEMIKFWIDNYYGGNVVEESNAIGEEYKSLFISLNITSEMIEMIDSSNASPLVKDLAKNQLCRYGIFLEKEQQDLKLMLSRIFGNALTLSEFNTILSHKSCNIDRNEFIQNVDKELCLAHCLNETNTQEDKVKLGELYDTLTKMCEGQGDCQDVLIEGIFKTIYYLSDNVDEYLKQNYFIVLVLIFSYLSKESIINENENTEIKTSILRDIFMSKNDLKLGAYSISYEVLQNTLKHVPILKRFVEIKPKKETTMYDLLDGYKNLNVKRLFKWRFDDESMPHFSNDALVKKYGYTEALTYEYYLKEARPNMAIFSLKYSQGKLIGNISSRRKYKAALYAHLFALQNLDKPEILCTCVSFIEMLGVDSENLRLHITAANYIQKELNISIGNLLENIIYKNEDDLKIVMSHFEDSFKKNFTENMIEDSQQFISILKIWDIIVRFARVHNFPLPVSLLKFLANQNHWFEFTLVCDVFAYPLNQVLENAKCFEDAILREHLLTCLSNTHLTKCQPTVCNEQKMKSRDVRQSLYYKIGVKQSGSSISESTASADSANTSDSHSSCEYPIHDNICSPDDDLWLIILKCHQSPDPPGALINASRLTLRPFLTVLATCYEPSSTAAYCYSWMVISTADEVILSNYKECLEQQVWSANQVFNLLIKMTTCRYISTLNKGYKIFMPESPFNSFFEFLVQCIDYGNFEECQHLLDFKTQCSNLKCNKAMDWDCSDITYLNNLHWVASVAINCVITTLAYGLRSTHLQTKFLKILIKCNFYADLPVYSPNLQCLLHVIKILQTTNVTLNFTVFTVSNDVDNFNAEIQRCINDLLKTENYNSALELSNAAGLNSSDIILAQYRSKFKYYMQKNDSIDDKFWSECARNFEKYNVSCEKSAEFFIEHAEKVVSHKERYEILRLAFEKLKNVETEQQNIDALEVAMWKSCILAGPENIQLDNESRTFNKLKTELLSGLNKLKFSCTLNNSHEKNAAKELINKLIDLGKLDTALRISTIFNYKHKDLQILMLCLSLAEGEISPDELTVEQKNLLQNINKSKQQKYALRNRLRRLSSSSSLTISTNTSEINKIKDENIHKVQIECLLILQKSLEALEHGVNTCLKIVLCYKLAMQLGKSYQLLLMLNNPIQFLQEITESDIEDKSEVISDIISAYKISSDTVAIFLAENITVNISHGVEGGYEDNISLWGYSLNTNFRIIMELCSDVSLLGWQLSKTANKLLGYFHSEVRKESTLRTIVELLIRAHDCFTTSCNMEGIASVLRKCQNLANVLQNLKYWALLVHLVTGVGRFTEMNYIFQILKENDQFEFLLGKGLDKPTGLKTALLEFLKRQCPENKDLFTLVALHFRLYYEIALMWENEAKDVIKSLILDATKDQGKLPSTAQHEIKLTKTENVQKQLQLAVTNYTHATQYYLQANKLNFAGQCSDQEQLVALQLSLLNSVAYNQQVISILNLKSEDIDKVLCHICNFSQALIVTHAYNHNVDWANLIYSHCILNGETKYLKDYIVVNKLTPALVQDCARRYRLEKSITHDMTDNMKILISELSDVECKYVLASQLGFKNIVETMLNNPMIAAYLKDTVWKKGYNAT, encoded by the exons ATGGCAGAGAAAACAACAGTGGGAGGTATTCCAGTTGAATGCTTAACTGGAGAATCTGCTGCCATTTGGTCTGGCTGGCGCATATTAGGAGATAGAGAGGTTGTCAGAGAAGCATCTGCAAAAGGCACACATATTAATCTTGCTCATAAATATTTAGCATGCAGACGAAATTGTTCTATCGAAGATGCTCaacattatttcaataaagaagTAGAAACTTGGATTATAGAACTTTTGAATAAACATCAGATTTACAGGGCTTctcatattttaaataatatg aaaaaaaatccAGTCGAATATATATTTGATATCTGTATAAGCTGCAAAGATTTTATGTTAAGAGATTATTTAGCAGAATATCTAATAAATGTTGAACACTTTCAAATTGAGTATTTAAACTCAtggaatattataaaaagtatTATGCAATTTGAACAGAAATATAT GATTGAACATAATTTAAGCTCTTCcttatctataaaaaaaattataaaattgcctgaaattataaaacaaacattatccactgaattatatttttctatgcCTGAAGATATTCTTTCTACAAATATAACTAATAATGTACTATGGAATTATTTGCtgtcaaataataaaattgagatGATAAAGTTTTGGATTGATAATTATTATGGTGGTAATGTAGTAGAAGAATCAAATGCAATTGGTGaagaatataaatctttgttcatttctttaaatattacatCAGAAATGATTGAGATGATTGATTCTTCAAATGCTAGCCCTCTTGTGAAGGATCTAGCTAAAAACCAATTGTGTAG GTATggaatatttttggaaaaagaACAGCAAGATTTAAAACTAATGTTATCTCGTATTTTTGGTAATGCACTGACACTATCAGAATTTAACACAATATTATCCCATAAATCATGCAACATTGATAGAAATGAATTTATACAAAATGTTGATAAGGAATTGTGTCTTGCACACTgtttaaatgaaacaaatacTCAAGAAGATAAAGTTAAACTTGGAGAATTATATGATACATTAACAAAAATGTGTGAAGGACAAGGAGATTGTCAAGATGTGTTGATAGAAGGAATTTTTAAGACAATTTATTATCTTTCTGATAATGTagatgaatatttaaaacaaaattatttcatagttttagtattaatattttcatacttGTCTAAAGAAAGCATaataaacgaaaatgaaaatacagaAATAAAAACAAGTATTTTAAGAGATATATTTATgagtaaaaatgatttaaaattagGCGCTTATAGTATTTCATATGAAGTCCTTCAGAATACACTGAAGCACGTGCCAATTCTTAAACGTTTTGTGGAGATTAAACCAAAAAAGGAAACCACAATGTATGATTTATTGGAtggttataaaaatttaaatgtaaAGCGTCTATTTAAATGGCGTTTTGATGATGAATCAATGCCTCACTTTTCAAACGATGCTCTTGTTAAAAAATATGGATATACAGAAGCATTAACATAtgaatattatttgaaagaagctCGTCCTAACATGGCTATATTTAGTTTAAAATACTCCCAAggaaaattaattggaaatataTCTTCTAGAAG GAAATACAAAGCTGCTCTGTATGCACACCTTTTTGCTTTGCAAAATTTAGACAAACCAGAAATATTATGCACTTGTGTCTCATTTATTGAAATGTTAGGTGTTGACTCAGAAAATTTAAGACTCCACATAACAGCAGCAAATTACATACAAAAAGAACTGAATATTTCTATTG gaaatttattagaaaacatAATATACAAAAACGAAGATGACTTGAAAATTGTTATGTCACATTTTGAAGACagttttaaaaagaattttactgAAAATATGATTGAAGATAGTCAACAATTTAtaagtatattaaaaatatgggACATTATTGTACGATTCGCAAGAGTGCATAATTTTCCTTTGCCAGTCAGCttgttaaaatttttagcaAACCAAAATCATTGGTTCGAATTTACTTTAGTTTGTGACGTTTTTGCTTATCCGTTAAACCAG GTATTAGAAAATGCTAAATGTTTCGAAGATGCAATTTTAAGAGAGCATTTGTTAACTTGTTTAAGCAATACACATCTTACAAAATGTCAGCCAACTGTTTGTAATGAACAGAAAATGAAGTCACGAGATGTTAGGCAATCACTGTATTACAAAATTGGAGTTAAACAAAGT ggATCTTCTATTTCTGAGTCTACAGCATCAGCAGATTCTGCAAACACTTCTGATTCACATAGTTCATGTGAATATCCTATACATGACAATATTTGTTCTCCAGATGACGATTTATGGTTGATTATTTTGAAATGTCATCAAAGTCCAGATCCACCGGGTGCTTTAATAAATGCTTCTCGACTAACATTACGACCTTTTCTCACAGTTCTAGCAACATGTTATGAG ccATCATCAACAGCTGCATATTGTTATTCGTGGATGGTAATATCTACTGCAGATGAAGTTATACTCTCTAATTACAAAGAATGTTTAGAGCAACAAGTATGGTCTGCAAATcaagtatttaatttattaattaaaatgacaaCATGCAGATATATCAGTACCCTTAATAaaggatataaaatttttatgcct gAGAGTCCTTTCAACTCATTCTTCGAATTCCTTGTGCAATGTATAGATTATGGTAACTTTGAAGAGTGCCAACACTTACTGGATTTTAAAACCCAGTGTTCAAATTTAAAATGCAAT AAAGCTATGGATTGGGATTGTTCTGATATTacctatttaaataatttgcatTGGGTCGCGAGCGTTGCAATTAACTGTGTTATTACAACACTTGCTTACGGTCTTAGAAGTACacatttacaaacaaaattTCTCAAGATATTAATCAAATGTAATTTTTATGCAGATCTTCCAG tTTACAGTCCAAATTTGCAATGTCTTCTAcatgttataaaaattcttcaaacaACTAACGTTACTCTAAATTTCACGGTATTCACCGTATCGAACGATGTGGATAATTTTAATGCAGAAATTCAAAGATGTATTAACGATTTGTTAAAAACTGAAAATTACAATAGTGCATTAGAATTATCGAATGCGGCAGGATTAAATTCCTCTGATATAATTTTAGCTCAG TATCGAAGTAAATTTAAATACTACATGCAAAAAAATGATAGCATTGACGATAAATTTTGGAGTGAGTGTGCACGAAATTTCGAAAAGTATAATGTTTCATGTGAAAAATCAGCGGAGTTTTTTATAGAACATGCCGAGAAAGTTGTTTCTCATAAGGAGAG aTACGAAATATTAAGACTGGCTTTcgaaaaattaaagaatgttGAAACAGAACAACAAAATATTGATGCTTTAGAAGTAGCGATGTGGAAATCATGTATATTAGCTGGACCTGAAAATATACAATTAGATAATGAGTCTCGTACTTTCAATAAACTGAAAACAGAATTATTATCAGGATTAAATAAGTTGAAATTTAGTTGCACTCTAAATAATTCACATGAAAAAAATGCAgccaaagaattaattaataaattaattgatttgGGAAAATTAGATACTGCACTAAGAATAagtactatttttaattataaacataAA GATTTACAAATTCTGATGCTATGTCTGAGTTTGGCAGAAGGTGAAATTTCACCAGATGAGTTAACTGTTGAACAAAAAAATTTGttgcaaaatataaataaaagtaagCAACAAAAATATGCCTTGAGAAATCGTTTACGAAGACTGTCTTCATCTTCTTCAC TAACTATTTCAACCAATAccagtgaaataaataaaataaaagatgaaaACATTCATAAAGTACAAATagaatgtttattaattttacaaaaatcacTTGAAGCTTTAGAACATGGAGTAAATACATGTCTTAAAATTGTATTATGTTATAAGCTAGCAATGCAGCTAGGAAAAAGTTACCAATTACTGTTAATGTTGAATAATCCGATACAATTTCTACAAGAAATTACAGAAAGTGATATTGAAGATAAGTCTGAGGTTATCAGTGATATCATTTCTGCATACAAAATAAGCAGCGATACTGTGGCAATATTTTTAGCTGAGAATATCACTGTAAACATTAGTCATGGTGTAGAAG GTGGATATGAGGATAACATTAGTTTGTGGGGATACTCTTTGAATAcaaattttcgaataattatGGAATTATGCAGTGATGTTTCCCTTCTTGGTTGGCAGCTTTCAAAAACTGCAAATAAATTACTTGGATATTTTCATAGTGAAGTAAGAAAAG AGTCAACTCTAAGGACTATTGTAGAATTATTAATACGAGCTCATGACTGTTTTACAACTTCTTGTAATATGGAAGGGATAGCATCAGTACTACGTAAATGTCAAAATCTTGCAAATGTTTTACAAAATCTTAAATATTGGGCATTATTG GTGCATCTAGTAACAGGTGTTGGTCGTTTCACAGAAATGAAttacatatttcaaatattaaaagaaaacgatcaGTTTGAATTCCTGCTTGGAAAGGGATTGGATAAA CCAACTGGTCTAAAAACAGCACTTTTGGAATTCTTGAAACGTCAATGTCCTGAAAATAAGGATCTTTTTACATTGGTAGCATTACATTTTCGACTATATTACGAAATTGCACTAATGTGGGAAAATGAAGCAAAAGatgtaattaaatcattaatattaGATGCAACAAAGGATCAGGGAAAACTACCAAGTACTGCTcaacatgaaataaaattgaCCAAAACCGAGAATGTTCAGAAACAACTGCAATTAGCAGTAACTAATTATACTCATGCAACACAATACTATTTACAA gctaataaattaaattttgcgGGTCAGTGTTCTGATCAGGAACAACTAGTTGCTCTACAACTTTCATTACTTAATTCAGTGGCTTATAATCAACAAGTAATCTCTATACTTAACTTAAAGTCTGAAGATATAGACAAAGTGTTATGTcacatttgtaatttttctcAAGCTCTTATTGTCACACATGCCTATAATCATAATGTAGATTGGGCTAATCTAATTTATAGTCACTGTATACTAAACGgggaaacaaaatatttaaaagattatatagtCGTGAACAAATTAACTCCTGCTCTTGTACAAGATTGTGCTCGAAG ATATAGATTGGAAAAAAGCATTACTCATGATATGACAgacaatatgaaaatattaatttctgaaTTGTCAGACGTGGAATGTAAATATGTGTTAGCCAGCCAGTTAGGATTTAAGAATATTGTAGAAACAATGCTCAATAATCCTATGATAGCTGCATACCTTAAAGATACAGTGTGGAAGAAGGGATATAACGCTACCTAA
- the SPG11 gene encoding spatacsin isoform X2, whose protein sequence is MLSRIFGNALTLSEFNTILSHKSCNIDRNEFIQNVDKELCLAHCLNETNTQEDKVKLGELYDTLTKMCEGQGDCQDVLIEGIFKTIYYLSDNVDEYLKQNYFIVLVLIFSYLSKESIINENENTEIKTSILRDIFMSKNDLKLGAYSISYEVLQNTLKHVPILKRFVEIKPKKETTMYDLLDGYKNLNVKRLFKWRFDDESMPHFSNDALVKKYGYTEALTYEYYLKEARPNMAIFSLKYSQGKLIGNISSRRKYKAALYAHLFALQNLDKPEILCTCVSFIEMLGVDSENLRLHITAANYIQKELNISIGNLLENIIYKNEDDLKIVMSHFEDSFKKNFTENMIEDSQQFISILKIWDIIVRFARVHNFPLPVSLLKFLANQNHWFEFTLVCDVFAYPLNQVLENAKCFEDAILREHLLTCLSNTHLTKCQPTVCNEQKMKSRDVRQSLYYKIGVKQSGSSISESTASADSANTSDSHSSCEYPIHDNICSPDDDLWLIILKCHQSPDPPGALINASRLTLRPFLTVLATCYEPSSTAAYCYSWMVISTADEVILSNYKECLEQQVWSANQVFNLLIKMTTCRYISTLNKGYKIFMPESPFNSFFEFLVQCIDYGNFEECQHLLDFKTQCSNLKCNKAMDWDCSDITYLNNLHWVASVAINCVITTLAYGLRSTHLQTKFLKILIKCNFYADLPVYSPNLQCLLHVIKILQTTNVTLNFTVFTVSNDVDNFNAEIQRCINDLLKTENYNSALELSNAAGLNSSDIILAQYRSKFKYYMQKNDSIDDKFWSECARNFEKYNVSCEKSAEFFIEHAEKVVSHKERYEILRLAFEKLKNVETEQQNIDALEVAMWKSCILAGPENIQLDNESRTFNKLKTELLSGLNKLKFSCTLNNSHEKNAAKELINKLIDLGKLDTALRISTIFNYKHKDLQILMLCLSLAEGEISPDELTVEQKNLLQNINKSKQQKYALRNRLRRLSSSSSLTISTNTSEINKIKDENIHKVQIECLLILQKSLEALEHGVNTCLKIVLCYKLAMQLGKSYQLLLMLNNPIQFLQEITESDIEDKSEVISDIISAYKISSDTVAIFLAENITVNISHGVEGGYEDNISLWGYSLNTNFRIIMELCSDVSLLGWQLSKTANKLLGYFHSEVRKESTLRTIVELLIRAHDCFTTSCNMEGIASVLRKCQNLANVLQNLKYWALLVHLVTGVGRFTEMNYIFQILKENDQFEFLLGKGLDKPTGLKTALLEFLKRQCPENKDLFTLVALHFRLYYEIALMWENEAKDVIKSLILDATKDQGKLPSTAQHEIKLTKTENVQKQLQLAVTNYTHATQYYLQANKLNFAGQCSDQEQLVALQLSLLNSVAYNQQVISILNLKSEDIDKVLCHICNFSQALIVTHAYNHNVDWANLIYSHCILNGETKYLKDYIVVNKLTPALVQDCARRYRLEKSITHDMTDNMKILISELSDVECKYVLASQLGFKNIVETMLNNPMIAAYLKDTVWKKGYNAT, encoded by the exons ATGTTATCTCGTATTTTTGGTAATGCACTGACACTATCAGAATTTAACACAATATTATCCCATAAATCATGCAACATTGATAGAAATGAATTTATACAAAATGTTGATAAGGAATTGTGTCTTGCACACTgtttaaatgaaacaaatacTCAAGAAGATAAAGTTAAACTTGGAGAATTATATGATACATTAACAAAAATGTGTGAAGGACAAGGAGATTGTCAAGATGTGTTGATAGAAGGAATTTTTAAGACAATTTATTATCTTTCTGATAATGTagatgaatatttaaaacaaaattatttcatagttttagtattaatattttcatacttGTCTAAAGAAAGCATaataaacgaaaatgaaaatacagaAATAAAAACAAGTATTTTAAGAGATATATTTATgagtaaaaatgatttaaaattagGCGCTTATAGTATTTCATATGAAGTCCTTCAGAATACACTGAAGCACGTGCCAATTCTTAAACGTTTTGTGGAGATTAAACCAAAAAAGGAAACCACAATGTATGATTTATTGGAtggttataaaaatttaaatgtaaAGCGTCTATTTAAATGGCGTTTTGATGATGAATCAATGCCTCACTTTTCAAACGATGCTCTTGTTAAAAAATATGGATATACAGAAGCATTAACATAtgaatattatttgaaagaagctCGTCCTAACATGGCTATATTTAGTTTAAAATACTCCCAAggaaaattaattggaaatataTCTTCTAGAAG GAAATACAAAGCTGCTCTGTATGCACACCTTTTTGCTTTGCAAAATTTAGACAAACCAGAAATATTATGCACTTGTGTCTCATTTATTGAAATGTTAGGTGTTGACTCAGAAAATTTAAGACTCCACATAACAGCAGCAAATTACATACAAAAAGAACTGAATATTTCTATTG gaaatttattagaaaacatAATATACAAAAACGAAGATGACTTGAAAATTGTTATGTCACATTTTGAAGACagttttaaaaagaattttactgAAAATATGATTGAAGATAGTCAACAATTTAtaagtatattaaaaatatgggACATTATTGTACGATTCGCAAGAGTGCATAATTTTCCTTTGCCAGTCAGCttgttaaaatttttagcaAACCAAAATCATTGGTTCGAATTTACTTTAGTTTGTGACGTTTTTGCTTATCCGTTAAACCAG GTATTAGAAAATGCTAAATGTTTCGAAGATGCAATTTTAAGAGAGCATTTGTTAACTTGTTTAAGCAATACACATCTTACAAAATGTCAGCCAACTGTTTGTAATGAACAGAAAATGAAGTCACGAGATGTTAGGCAATCACTGTATTACAAAATTGGAGTTAAACAAAGT ggATCTTCTATTTCTGAGTCTACAGCATCAGCAGATTCTGCAAACACTTCTGATTCACATAGTTCATGTGAATATCCTATACATGACAATATTTGTTCTCCAGATGACGATTTATGGTTGATTATTTTGAAATGTCATCAAAGTCCAGATCCACCGGGTGCTTTAATAAATGCTTCTCGACTAACATTACGACCTTTTCTCACAGTTCTAGCAACATGTTATGAG ccATCATCAACAGCTGCATATTGTTATTCGTGGATGGTAATATCTACTGCAGATGAAGTTATACTCTCTAATTACAAAGAATGTTTAGAGCAACAAGTATGGTCTGCAAATcaagtatttaatttattaattaaaatgacaaCATGCAGATATATCAGTACCCTTAATAaaggatataaaatttttatgcct gAGAGTCCTTTCAACTCATTCTTCGAATTCCTTGTGCAATGTATAGATTATGGTAACTTTGAAGAGTGCCAACACTTACTGGATTTTAAAACCCAGTGTTCAAATTTAAAATGCAAT AAAGCTATGGATTGGGATTGTTCTGATATTacctatttaaataatttgcatTGGGTCGCGAGCGTTGCAATTAACTGTGTTATTACAACACTTGCTTACGGTCTTAGAAGTACacatttacaaacaaaattTCTCAAGATATTAATCAAATGTAATTTTTATGCAGATCTTCCAG tTTACAGTCCAAATTTGCAATGTCTTCTAcatgttataaaaattcttcaaacaACTAACGTTACTCTAAATTTCACGGTATTCACCGTATCGAACGATGTGGATAATTTTAATGCAGAAATTCAAAGATGTATTAACGATTTGTTAAAAACTGAAAATTACAATAGTGCATTAGAATTATCGAATGCGGCAGGATTAAATTCCTCTGATATAATTTTAGCTCAG TATCGAAGTAAATTTAAATACTACATGCAAAAAAATGATAGCATTGACGATAAATTTTGGAGTGAGTGTGCACGAAATTTCGAAAAGTATAATGTTTCATGTGAAAAATCAGCGGAGTTTTTTATAGAACATGCCGAGAAAGTTGTTTCTCATAAGGAGAG aTACGAAATATTAAGACTGGCTTTcgaaaaattaaagaatgttGAAACAGAACAACAAAATATTGATGCTTTAGAAGTAGCGATGTGGAAATCATGTATATTAGCTGGACCTGAAAATATACAATTAGATAATGAGTCTCGTACTTTCAATAAACTGAAAACAGAATTATTATCAGGATTAAATAAGTTGAAATTTAGTTGCACTCTAAATAATTCACATGAAAAAAATGCAgccaaagaattaattaataaattaattgatttgGGAAAATTAGATACTGCACTAAGAATAagtactatttttaattataaacataAA GATTTACAAATTCTGATGCTATGTCTGAGTTTGGCAGAAGGTGAAATTTCACCAGATGAGTTAACTGTTGAACAAAAAAATTTGttgcaaaatataaataaaagtaagCAACAAAAATATGCCTTGAGAAATCGTTTACGAAGACTGTCTTCATCTTCTTCAC TAACTATTTCAACCAATAccagtgaaataaataaaataaaagatgaaaACATTCATAAAGTACAAATagaatgtttattaattttacaaaaatcacTTGAAGCTTTAGAACATGGAGTAAATACATGTCTTAAAATTGTATTATGTTATAAGCTAGCAATGCAGCTAGGAAAAAGTTACCAATTACTGTTAATGTTGAATAATCCGATACAATTTCTACAAGAAATTACAGAAAGTGATATTGAAGATAAGTCTGAGGTTATCAGTGATATCATTTCTGCATACAAAATAAGCAGCGATACTGTGGCAATATTTTTAGCTGAGAATATCACTGTAAACATTAGTCATGGTGTAGAAG GTGGATATGAGGATAACATTAGTTTGTGGGGATACTCTTTGAATAcaaattttcgaataattatGGAATTATGCAGTGATGTTTCCCTTCTTGGTTGGCAGCTTTCAAAAACTGCAAATAAATTACTTGGATATTTTCATAGTGAAGTAAGAAAAG AGTCAACTCTAAGGACTATTGTAGAATTATTAATACGAGCTCATGACTGTTTTACAACTTCTTGTAATATGGAAGGGATAGCATCAGTACTACGTAAATGTCAAAATCTTGCAAATGTTTTACAAAATCTTAAATATTGGGCATTATTG GTGCATCTAGTAACAGGTGTTGGTCGTTTCACAGAAATGAAttacatatttcaaatattaaaagaaaacgatcaGTTTGAATTCCTGCTTGGAAAGGGATTGGATAAA CCAACTGGTCTAAAAACAGCACTTTTGGAATTCTTGAAACGTCAATGTCCTGAAAATAAGGATCTTTTTACATTGGTAGCATTACATTTTCGACTATATTACGAAATTGCACTAATGTGGGAAAATGAAGCAAAAGatgtaattaaatcattaatattaGATGCAACAAAGGATCAGGGAAAACTACCAAGTACTGCTcaacatgaaataaaattgaCCAAAACCGAGAATGTTCAGAAACAACTGCAATTAGCAGTAACTAATTATACTCATGCAACACAATACTATTTACAA gctaataaattaaattttgcgGGTCAGTGTTCTGATCAGGAACAACTAGTTGCTCTACAACTTTCATTACTTAATTCAGTGGCTTATAATCAACAAGTAATCTCTATACTTAACTTAAAGTCTGAAGATATAGACAAAGTGTTATGTcacatttgtaatttttctcAAGCTCTTATTGTCACACATGCCTATAATCATAATGTAGATTGGGCTAATCTAATTTATAGTCACTGTATACTAAACGgggaaacaaaatatttaaaagattatatagtCGTGAACAAATTAACTCCTGCTCTTGTACAAGATTGTGCTCGAAG ATATAGATTGGAAAAAAGCATTACTCATGATATGACAgacaatatgaaaatattaatttctgaaTTGTCAGACGTGGAATGTAAATATGTGTTAGCCAGCCAGTTAGGATTTAAGAATATTGTAGAAACAATGCTCAATAATCCTATGATAGCTGCATACCTTAAAGATACAGTGTGGAAGAAGGGATATAACGCTACCTAA